The segment TGTTTTCTGATGTCAATGCAGTAACTCCATTGCTGAGATGCAATTTCTTCTAATTCTCTGTTATTGAATAAAACCGTGAAGATATGTCAACTTTATTAATGGCAGAAATTTGATTGCCATTGGTGAGTCACAGTAACAATGAAAATGGCTCTTTTAGTGAGATTATGTGAGCAAATGCCTGAACCAAAATATATTATTGGTATGAGAGCTTGTACTTGAAATCTGAAATGTAATAAGGAAAGCCACTATGTTTACACCCATCTGCTTCCATCAAAGTTTGGTATAACTGGCACCCATTGCCTTACCACTCTACCTAGGCCAATGTCCAGGTCTCAGAAGACCAAGCCAAGTGCTCGCAGTATCAGGGTATAAAGTTAACAGGGCTGAAGTGAGAGAATGATGATCTACATAATTGAATCCTATGGAATTGAGCCCCTGCCCACCGGTGTATAATATGCAAAATTATTAGTTGATAATGGTTGCGCCAAATAATTGCTACATCTGTCTTATTTCCGGTTGTTTCTTTGGTAACTCCATTCATATGATACCCAGTTAATTGAAGCATTCTCTCAAAGTgcatgattaaataaaaaaaaaatgatgccgATGATCTCCGGCTAGCACTTTTCTTTTACTTTGTTTTGCAACAAGTCAGTCTCTTCTCCTTGCTTTAAGAGGTGTTGCATGCCTTCTGGATGATCTTCTTCTAGTCAAATGGTAAAATTATAATGATGCAGATGGAATGGGTGCTGGGATCACCCCTCTAATCTTCTGTGAAACAACTTTTATAGATATGCTCAGCCCTGCCTTGTTCTTAAGGATCCTCTGGTGTTACAAGCAGGGAACATCACTAGGGTACCAAAGAAAACAGGAGCAGCAGCTCATAGATTGGAGTTATGTCCACACAAAAGAAGAATGTAGCAGGCAACCGAGGGAAAAGGGTGACGACTGTTCTATACTTAATAGAAAAGAAATACCTTTGATTATGCATTTGTTCGTTTTGTAGAAAAATTTAAAGGAAAAGGCAATGGTCATGCTTAGGAAAAGAATAGCTTTTATTTTCTCATTTATTTCTAGAAAAATCAGAAGCCAGATTCCAGAAAATGAACTAGAAGTTTTCAACATAAAGTGTTCTCTGCAAAACGAATTACCAAAAACAAGACTAATCATTTTTCTCAAAATCCTGCCCTGCAGCAAAATCATGTCTGAGGAAAATATGTCCACGGTCCAGTGGTCAGGACATTGGACTCTGAATTCAGTAACCTGAGTTTGGAGCTCTGTGGaaccttttctctctcctctttttcatCCTTGTAAATGTTTTGGTAAGTAACGGAATAACCCATATGGCCACATTTCTAAGGTTCAAAGTTGAGTGATagaaaaaaaatacatgtgaTTGCGGGAGGAAGAAGGATGTAATGTGAAAGCCATTCATTCAAATTACGATACGCAAAAGGACCATCAATGAAGGATAGATTACACAGGAAAAAATTGCAGCTTGATGTTTTCCAGGGAAAAAAGGACACGTATAACCAAACAAACTGCAAGCAATGAACCATCGGCACATCTATCACTGTGACCAACAATAGGCCCACACATAACTGCAGACCAACTCTGGCCCACCACCATGGAAACCTCTTTGCCCACCAAGTTCATATACCAATGCAAAGAGAAAGAATTGCTCTCAATGCAAGCCATCAGCCTCACTCCATCTTGATGCTTGCAGGATAATGGACTTCAGATCAGATGCCGGCATGCAGGCACTCGAATGGGGAGCCTGCCAAAAATTATTACATAAAGAATCACAAAAAACCAACATCTTCAATCCTCATTGTCACATTCCCCGGATGGTTCTGGGAAGATCTCCCTTGATACTCTCTTGTGGGAGAATGAGTTATCGCCGCCGCTCCCTTGGGACCTCGATGTACCTGAACGTTTTAATACCTGATCCTCCTTCGGCGGGCCAACATCAGAGCTTTGGCGCCGACTTCCGAAGAAAGCAGCATTCCAAGAGCCCCTTGAGGAAGTAGCTCTCAGCCTGGCTGAGCCAGAATTGTTCTCCTCCCTTACCACCTTCAGAGGGTTCTCCAGTGCTTTTAGGATGTATCTCATGAGTGGGCGTTTGGAGGGTTTTGGGTTCAGGCAGGACTTTGCCACAATACTCATTGCCCAGACTTCCTCCAAGTGGTCCTCATCCACAATGAGAGATGGATCCACAATTTTGGTGACAAGCTCCTTCTCATAAATGCTGATGTAACGCAATGTGTGCTCGATCCACTCATTTGTTGCAGCATCAGTTGACCCACTAATGCCGAGCTTACCGGTGACTAGCTCAAGTAATACCTTTCCCACACAATATACATCATAGGCACATGTTGCAGCAGAAGAACCTGAACAATATGACCAGTTGATTTTTgcagagatcaaaaaaaaaaaagaaaaagaaaaaagctgAATGAAACCTTAAAAAAGAACAAAAGGGAATTTCGATAAGTTTGCGCACCAGAAATGCCTTGTTCAGATGTCCTGCACATCATGGACAAAAATGAAACACTGTTAGAACATGCCAGGCCACTTACTGTCATATGTAAAACAAATAATAATTGCAAAAATATTCAGCACCATTGCATACTTTGCAATTGACACCATATATTACCAAGAAAAACTTCCAGTATATATAATTAAACTAGCATGATATTGGCAATTCGACATAAATCATTTCATATTAGCCATCGATACAAAGTATAATTTAAGGTTTGCAGAAGGCATTGTAGATCAAGTAACCCTTTGCTGGTGCAGGTGTAAAGAAGCTATAACAGATGTTAGAAGCGAGTAGGACAAGATTGTGCCAAAAAGCTAATatcaaaaaatgatcaaatcagttCCAGAAATACCAACTAAAGCAGAGTGCACTGAAGGTTGTTGAGGATTTCGCATCATCTCTTTACGAGCTTGCATATCATAGCACCACGTATTGGGTCAAACTTTTCAGGTTTCATAACAAGATTTTATATTTCTAAAGTAGCTATCAGCAAGATTATATCTCCTGTGGTTTATAAGTATACTCATTATGTGTATCAATCAATATACCACACTTTCTAGCCAAGATCCAAATATTCCAAAGTgacatttttctctctctaggacaaGGACAAGCTTAATTGTTCACATTTTACACATTAACATTAACAATATCTTTTTGTATATCTAACTCTATGTCATTGTGAGTTGTTTCTAGGAGATTACTATCCCTCCAGAAAAAGCTTACTTCTTCACACTTTACACATTTAATATGATAACATGAACAATATCTTTTTGTATCCAACACTCTGTCATTGTTCTCTCTCTGTCTCCACCTGTATGCGGGACGAGCTTAATTCTTCACATTTTACACCCACTGGATATGATAACATCATGAATACCTTACCTTTCAATTTGATATGATAACTTGAACAATATCATGTAGTATATCCAACTTTGTGTcattgttctctctctctctctctgtgggaCAAGCTTAACTCTTCACACTCATTTGATATGATAACATCAAGAATATATTTTTGGACATCCGAGTCATCGCAACAAATTATTTCCAGGAGATATTAGTCAAAGTCTCCAAGATAtacatactctctctctctttgtgggACAAGCTTAATTGTTCACACTTCACACTCATCTGACACGATAACATTAACACTATCTATTTGTATATAAAACTGCGTCTTTACAACAAGTTGTTTCCAGGATACATGCTAGTCCAAGTCTCCAAGATGATACTCATAAATTTCCACAGAAATGTCTACtcgccgccccccccccccccccccccggggACAAAAAACaccccaaaccaaaaaaaaaagaaccaacaaaaaaaaaaaaaattctttttttgtttttggtaCAAATAGGAGGTCACACCATTCTAGTGCGAAAACAGTCTAAAGAGTCAAAatacaaaatatctttcagtgtgCGAGAATAATTCTTTTCAACCCAATAAATACAAGGTTGGATTGCAGTAGTATCAATCTTATAAACAAAACCAATCCACAAGAATGAATTATAATTACTTGAAATAGAATATTGTTTATTCAATTTGTCTCAATTGTTTATAAGTTAATGTGAGAAAACATTAGTGGAAGCCTGTAAAGCATTAAGAATGCTGTATATCAGAAAATATATGATCAAATGATGGATAATTAATGTCTGAAAAGCTATACAAAATAAAATGAAACAGTCAGGAAGATGCAAAATGATATAAAGATAAACCAGCTAAGGAATACCACAATGGAAACATACAGTATGAAATGATCGGCAAAGAAATATCAGAACAGACACTTACTGTGACAATCTCAATATCCTGGTGATGACATTCTGATGCCCTTCCCCTTCTTGAGTGCATACCTCACTTAAACTTCCAAGCCGCACTTCAAACTTATCATCAAGAAGGATACTGCTTGCCTGAACATCTCTGCAAGCACATGAGAACCTCAGTtggtcatacatacatacatacataattatTCATTTGAATCTCAATGATCAAATACCAATaagtatagaaaatatttttttaaaaaaaagaaaacaggacCATAAGGGGAAGACATGACCTAAACTCTTAAATTTgaagatctctcacactctctgTGTTTCTCTAGCTCCTTTAATCCAATtcagttcataatataaaagagaTTTTGAGTTGGATTGCCTAGTGATGAAAACAAATCTAATTTATTCCCAAAATTGATTTCCACTGAGGATTCCAAAGATATCTCTAGTCAAATTGTCAAGATAAATAGTAGGCAATTTCCTAAAGAGTCTCCTGCGCCGCTACAAGTTTCCTGTCCATTCTAGGTCGTTGAGATAGAATTCTTCCTTTTTTTACATGACATGAGTAGTAGAACTTTTGATGATAAGAAAGAGAAAGCATGGATATTCAACCAAGAGGTGAGATAAAAGCCAACATCAAGACAACAGAATGATGTCATAAATTTTATGGAGCCTAAGCTCAAGATTGAAGAAACTATAAGGATGGAGAAGATTTTTACCCACAATAGTAAGATTAGTTGCCATCGGACGATATAATTAAGGGCTAAAATGtttatgtaattaaaaaatatcaaggtGACATCTGAAAGTTGACTATTCATAACAGCAAATAGAGTTTTTGAGTGGCACACTGAACAAATACAAAGATTTGCACAATATTATTGTGACTAATGCCAACAACAACATCCATAATATTAGTGTATAGACCTATGGAAgttaagagagagaaaaatttgtgCTTGGTGTTGCTTCTGCTTCTTACAAAGTTCTCACAAAAGAAGAAGCCAGAGCAAGATGATCTAGCTTCTGCTGAAAGCACTTTATAACTTTTCTTCTTGTAAAGCACTTTCCAGATACGTTACAAAACACTTATATTTTCTAAGAAGCACTTCTTTGCTTGAGAAGTTACAAAAGCACCTTTCTTAAGCAACACCAAACACATTCTTGAAGAAGGACAAGTCGGCAAAGAATGGTCAAGAGCCGATACTAAAATATAGGTTttctaaaagaaaataagaagcgttaaaaattttaatatgagaTAGAGGCATGCCAGTGGATACAAACTATCAATTAGCAGGATAACAGGATGAACTGCATATGTGAAAGGCCAAAGGATGATATCAGAGGCTAAAATCAAAGATATTCAATGGATCCAGCATAATTAGATAAAGTAACTGAAAGATGCACCACACTAGCAAGCAAGAATCGCAAAGCCACAATAAAACCATGTATTGGACACTTGATTAGCACCAAAGGACCTCAAACTCTTTTGAGGTTTCAAAATGAGAAAAATGGAGCTCAAAATATGATCTGTCAAGACTCAAAGAGACTTTATTAGCTATAAGGAGGTAGAATGCATATGCTGACCATCAAAGTCCCAAATATAATAGACAATGGGCACCAAAATAGTCAGAATCCAATATCAAGAAGTAGCATCCAATCAGAACTCCCTGAGAAAGGATTTAAGAAGAGTTCAGAACAAAGTCTAGAAAGTTTGAACCACCTATTCTTGGATTTATCTGTGGTCCAATAAAACCACAAAAGATTAtacgatcaaaaaaaaaaagaaaaaaaagaaaaaaaaaaaagaaaaagccatTGATAAGAATAAATTGAATAAAATGTTGATGTAGAAAAATAGCATTTGGGCATTAGTTGATGTAAGCAAACTAGCATTTGTGGCATATAAGTTTTTGAGATGATCAAGTTACTACTGGATAAAGGGAGTAACAGAATAAAGGCTACTTTCATCATATGCACCACTGACAAGTTTGTCAAGTTGCTACGAACCTTGTGATACTTGTTCATCTAAAAGAATAACCTGAGTAAAATGATTGCTATTATTACAACAAAGTGGAAGCAATACCTATGAACCAGAGGTGGGGTACACTCATGATGCAGATAGCACAAAGCTTCAGCCACCCCTATTGCAATCTTCAATCTCGTAATCCAATCCAATGACTGCAGTCCTTCTTCTTCCTGCCCCGACTTCCTATGCAGTGCATTCGATAGGTCACCATTAGGTACATATTTGTATACCAGGAGCTTCTCATTCTCATTATCCAAACAGTGCCCCAGGAATGGCACCAGCCTCTCATGCAGACCTCTGGCAAACAAATCCAGTTCCACGGCATAAGCTTCTTTCCTGACTGTCCGCATGTTGATCCTCTTCACCACCACAGGATTGGCATTCTCCAAAACACCATGGTAGAGATCCCCTGAGTGCCCATGTTTGATAAGGTTCGTGTCACTGAAGTCTGCGGTCGCCCGAACCAACTGCTCATAGGTGTAGGCCTCCCCCACGGCTGACAAATTCACAGATACTGCAGAAGGCTGTGCTCCAGAAGGGACTGCAGTCCCACTGCTCTCCCTCCGTTTATCTTCCTGGGCTCCACATTTCATCATGCACAGCACAATCACAAGGACCAAAATGACAATAAAAAAAAGCCCCCCGAAAACACCtatcaaaatatacttccaaTTTCTGTTGCTCTTCCCACCGGAAGAGCTGGGTGGTGTCGGGGTCACCGGGCCATCATAAGGCAGCCCTCTCTGCAAATAAAACTCCTCACAATCAATTGGACTTCTCTGATTCGAGGCATTTCGGAAGCAATTCAATCCAAAAGACACATTTTTGCTGCTATGATCAACAGGCAATGCACCTTGGAAGTAATTACCAGAGATATTGACCACACTGAACCTTGCGAAAACGACGTCAAACTTAGTAGAAATTGACCCGTAAAAAAGATTGTTTGAGAGATTGAACACAGAACCACTGGCATTGGCATTGGCATTGGCGATGGC is part of the Elaeis guineensis isolate ETL-2024a chromosome 15, EG11, whole genome shotgun sequence genome and harbors:
- the LOC105058158 gene encoding probable LRR receptor-like serine/threonine-protein kinase At2g16250 is translated as MPSPLAPLVLVLLAAGLFSPALGQNLTSAGDLVALYSLRASLGLRARDWPRRTDPCSAWTGVGCRAGRVVSLNLSGLRRTRLGRLNPRFAVDGLQNLSRLESFNATGFALPGPIPDWFGRRLPPEFSILDLSAAAVSGPIPNSLGGATGLAVLFLAGNAINGSIPPTLGQLGNLSVLDLSHNSLSGAIPSSLASLSNLSYLDLSSNFLTGPIPLALGTLPKLNTLMLSNNRLAGSVPAQLGDLSSLKALDLSFNSLAGALPDDLKNLRSLQNLNLGDNSLSGLLASSLFSGLSRLQSVTLSYNNFSGALPDSLWSLSELQVLDVTNNNLTGTLPDLVPAIANANANASGSVFNLSNNLFYGSISTKFDVVFARFSVVNISGNYFQGALPVDHSSKNVSFGLNCFRNASNQRSPIDCEEFYLQRGLPYDGPVTPTPPSSSGGKSNRNWKYILIGVFGGLFFIVILVLVIVLCMMKCGAQEDKRRESSGTAVPSGAQPSAVSVNLSAVGEAYTYEQLVRATADFSDTNLIKHGHSGDLYHGVLENANPVVVKRINMRTVRKEAYAVELDLFARGLHERLVPFLGHCLDNENEKLLVYKYVPNGDLSNALHRKSGQEEEGLQSLDWITRLKIAIGVAEALCYLHHECTPPLVHRDVQASSILLDDKFEVRLGSLSEVCTQEGEGHQNVITRILRLSQTSEQGISGSSAATCAYDVYCVGKVLLELVTGKLGISGSTDAATNEWIEHTLRYISIYEKELVTKIVDPSLIVDEDHLEEVWAMSIVAKSCLNPKPSKRPLMRYILKALENPLKVVREENNSGSARLRATSSRGSWNAAFFGSRRQSSDVGPPKEDQVLKRSGTSRSQGSGGDNSFSHKRVSREIFPEPSGECDNED